One part of the Solanum dulcamara chromosome 8, daSolDulc1.2, whole genome shotgun sequence genome encodes these proteins:
- the LOC129900875 gene encoding GATA transcription factor 11-like, which translates to MKINMIQQNGLNGIPMGPIVDEEFETILNGLDFSMESLEADRLGEGLDLYMESLEDGLGEDWDASVYGHLFGPIPLDVTLPLASCLDDRMTNAPKEFSESQENVVFQTRSPISVLENIDSYSDGSSAISFKFRSKGRRSKRARSSTLNPWLLMSPMACTTSSSKRGREKKRKLSGAMASNLFKRCTHCEVTKTPQWREGPLGPNTLCNACGVRYRSGRLLPEYRPAASPTFIPSLHSNSHRKVIEMRRKTVEESPQCDSQNFVSYLFDTYC; encoded by the exons ATG AAGATTAATATGATTCAACAAAATGGTTTGAATGGGATTCCAATGGGGCCTATTGTTGATGAAGAATTTGAGACCATACTGAATGGTTTGGATTTTTCTATGGAAAGTTTGGAAGCCGACAGACTCGGTGAAGGTTTGGATCTTTATATGGAAAGTTTGGAAGACGGACTCGGTGAAGATTGGGATGCTAGTGTATACGGTCACTTATTTGGGCCAATTCCTTTGGATGTGACTTTACCTTTGGCTAGCTGTTTGGATGATCGTATGACCAATGCTCCT AAAGAATTTTCGGAGTCCCAAGAGAATGTTGTAttccagacacgaagtccaaTTTCTGTCCTCGAGAACATCGACTCCTATTCTGATGGAAGTAGTGCAATATCCTTCAAATTTCGATCTAAAGGCCGCCGCTCCAAGCGTGCACGATCGTCAACTTTGAATCCATGGCTTTTGATGTCTCCCATGGCTTGTACAACTTCTTCATCCAAAAGGGGAAgggaaaagaagagaaaattatcAGGTGCCATGGCGtctaatttatttaaaaggTGCACACATTGTGAAGTAACAAAGACACCACAATGGAGGGAAGGACCATTGGGTCCAAATACCCTATGCAATGCCTGTGGAGTTCGTTATCGTTCTGGACGCCTACTCCCAGAGTACCGACCTGCTGCTAGTCCCACATTTATTCCATCTTTGCACTCAAACTCTCATAGGAAAGTCATAGAGATGAGAAGAAAAACAGTTGAGGAGTCTCCTCAATGTGACAGCCAAAACTTTGTTAGCTATTTGTTTGATACATATTGTTAA
- the LOC129901011 gene encoding auxin response factor 18-like, which yields MEGVEDKCLDSHLWHACAGSMVQIPPVNSKVFYFPQGHAEHTCTDVDFTLLPRIPAMILCRVDAVKFLADPETDEIYAKIRLIPGEHDSQDDTVLVETTEKPTSFAKTLTQSDANNGGGFSAPRYCAETIFPKLDLTADPPVQTVKAKDVHGVTWNFRHIYRGTPRRHLLTSGWSTFVNKKKLVAGDSVVFLKAENGELCVGIRRVKRGSETQSGWNSTAGRYGGFLKEDENSMIRSCSNGKLNSSGGRFRDKGKVSPDEVVKASYLAASGQPFEIVYYPRANTPEFCVRASSVRAAMSIQWCLGMRFKMAFETQDSSRISWFMGSISSVQVADPIRWPHSSWRLLQVTWDEPDLLQNVKYVNPWLVELVSNMPVINLSNFSPPRKKLCLPQEFALDRQFPLPSFSGNPLRSSSPFCYPSDNITAGIQGARHAQFGVPLSDLHLSKKLQLGVLPPPASQPVDTDSEIPNSISKVQKESNENISCLLTMATSSQMLEEADNVNTPRFSLFGQPILTEQQMSSILSTYARPQVQTERDSGGAQLKIKRISRGWECLSESLSSATFLWNQGYHVAELGVSTDHCKVFLDSEDVGRTLDLSALGSYAELYNRLADMFGMERLDMVTRVLYLDATGASRQIGDEPFSDFIKTAKRLTILKKSGNSATRKWLTDLPILNVV from the exons ATGGAGGGAGTGGAAGACAAGTGTTTGGACTCTCATCTTTGGCATGCCTGTGCTGGAAGCATGGTGCAAATTCCTCCGGTGAACTCTAAGGTCTTCTATTTCCCACAAGGCCATGCTGAGCATACATGTACAGATGTTGATTTCACTCTACTGCCGAGAATTCCTGCGATGATTCTATGTAGGGTTGATGCTGTAAAGTTCTTAGCTGACCCTGAAACTGATGAGATTTATGCCAAAATTAGGCTTATTCCGGGGGAGCATGACTCTCAAGATGACACTGTATTGGTTGAAACAACTGAAAAGCCTACTTCCTTTGCTAAGACATTGACTCAATCAGATGCAAATAATGGGGGTGGTTTTTCAGCTCCCAGGTATTGTGCAGAGACAATCTTTCCCAAGTTGGATCTCACAGCTGATCCGCCTGTCCAAACTGTGAAGGCGAAGGATGTTCACGGTGTAACCTGGAATTTTAGGCACATTTATAGGGGCACGCCAAGGAGGCATTTGTTGACAAGTGGTTGGAGTACATTTGTCAATAAGAAGAAGCTGGTTGCAGGGGACTCTGTTGTGTTTCTCAAGGCAGAAAATGGTGAACTTTGTGTTGGAATTCGCAGGGTAAAGCGGGGATCGGAAACCCAATCAGGATGGAACTCAACTGCTGGTAGGTATGGTGGATTTTTGAAGGAAGACGAGAACAGTATGATTAGAAGTTGTAGTAATGGAAAGCTGAATTCTTCTGGTGGGAGATTTAGAGATAAGGGAAAAGTGAGTCCTGATGAAGTTGTTAAGGCCTCATATCTCGCTGCTAGTGGACAGCCTTTTGAAATTGTTTACTACCCTCGTGCAAACACTCCAGAGTTTTGTGTTAGGGCATCTTCTGTACGTGCTGCAATGAGCATTCAATGGTGCTTAGGGATGAGGTTCAAAATGGCTTTTGAAACCCAGGATTCTTCTCGGATCAGTTGGTTCATGGGAAGTATATCCTCGGTTCAGGTTGCTGACCCCATCCGCTGGCCTCATTCATCATGGCGGCTTCTTCAG GTGACATGGGATGAACCAGATTTGCTGCAGAATGTAAAATATGTAAACCCATGGCTTGTTGAATTGGTCTCTAATATGCCCGTCATTAACTTGTCAAACTTCTCACCACCAAGGAAAAAGTTGTGTTTGCCACAAGAGTTTGCACTTGACCGCCAATTTCCATTACCTTCATTTTCGGGCAACCCCCTCAGGTCTAGCAGTCCTTTTTGTTATCCATCTGACAACATTACTGCAGGCATACAGGGAGCCAGGCATGCTCAATTTGGAGTACCTTTATCGGATCTCCACCTTAGCAAAAAGTTACAGTTGGGTGTGCTACCACCACCCGCTTCCCAACCAGTTGATACTGATTCTGAAATTCCTAATAGCATAAGTAAGGTCCAAAAAGAGAGCAATGAAAATATATCTTGCTTGCTTACCATGGCTACCTCTAGTCAGATGTTGGAAGAAGCTGATAATGTGAACACACCTCGGTTTTCACTCTTTGGCCAACCAATTCTCACTGAGCAGCAAATGTCAAGTATCCTCTCTACTTATGCTCGTCCACAAGTCCAAACAGAAAGAGACTCTGGTGGGGCACAAttgaaaattaaaagaatttCTCGGGGCTGGGAGTGTCTTTCAGAAAGTCTATCAAGCGCTACATTTCTTTGGAATCAAGGTTATCACGTGGCTGAACTTGGCGTGAGTACTGATCACTGCAAAGTATTCCTAGATTCAGAGGACGTAGGACGTACTCTTGATCTCTCAGCTCTAGGATCATATGCAGAGCTGTATAATAGACTTGCAGACATGTTTGGGATGGAAAGATTAGATATGGTGACCCGTGTGCTCTATCTAGATGCAACAGGTGCATCTAGACAAATTGGAGATGAACCATTCAG TGACTTCATCAAGACTGCAAAAAGACTGACAATTCTGAAGAAATCTGGCAACAGTGCTACAAG GAAATGGCTCACTGACCTGCCAATCCTCAACGTTGTCTAG
- the LOC129901010 gene encoding uncharacterized protein LOC129901010, translating to MFWKLTHLSCSPVEEVLDKENFTLEELLDEEELIQECKALNSRLINYLRDRAQVEQLLRYIVEVPSEDADSKWKFKFPFIACEIFTCEIDVILKTLVDDEGLMDLLFSFLETDRPHCALLAGYFSKVVVCLMLRKTIPLMNYVQSHHDVFRQMVDLIGITSIMEVLVRLVGADIYPNTKDVMQWLADSNLLEMIVDKLSPSSSPEVHANAAETLCTITLNAPSPLATKLSSPSFVARIFSHALEDSHSKSALVHSLSVCISLLDPKRSIPSPMMYSYHCQHVYESSVRIDPETISAMLPNLGNLLKLLNISSDDKILPTTYGELRPPLGKHRLKIVEFISVLLKTGNEVAEDALISSGTIERVLDLFFEYPFNNALHHHVESIINSCLESRNSVLVDHLFEECNLLGNFFQTDKQPTVSGSESQPTFPATGKQAPRLGNIGHLTRIANKLVQLGSNDNRIRGHLEKNMEWSDWHSTVLQERNTLENVYRWACGRPTALLDRTRDSDEEDVHNRDYDVAALANNLSQAFQYTIYDNNGAEEGHGALDRDDEDVYFDDESAEVVLRLGDDQGSNLFTNSDWFAFRDDRTGDDPKSTSPTEVMEEINLNGATNGGNSNSDDDVVVGEQDELAERKSSSDVMPSSSSDAFNGFGGANSANGGDFNQQKEKEGVSGDGGFFHFEKSDNDYPFGDRPIPEWVAWGNGPVGGSVNPFEDNGDCSGNLTNSGEAVTPLISSTSCSGVESIPNGVSTSPDSNKSSSGSDSSQKAAAAVPSLFEEDVEFVGVELEGTEKAMEHALKEGIVGEAAPLKRSLVPKIPEKDNTDDGGSGVKEFNDANYWRVDQEVTVLE from the exons atgttttggaagcTCACACATCTTTCCTGTTCCCCA GTTGAAGAAGTGTTAGACAAGGAAAACTTCACATTGGAAGAGcttcttgatgaagaagagcTAATCCAAGAATGCAAAGCTTTGAATAGCCGCCTGATAAATTA TTTGAGAGATAGAGCTCAGGTTGAGCAGTTGCTGCGATACATTGTTGAAGTGCCTTCCGAGGATGCCGATAGCAAATGGAAGTTTAA GTTTCCTTTCATCGCATGTGAGATATTCACTTGTGAAATTGATGTCATCCTTAAGACTTTAGTGGACGATGAAGGG CTAATGGATTTGCTCTTTTCATTCTTGGAGACCGACCGTCCTCATTGTGCATTGCTTGCTGGGTATTTTAGTAAG GTTGTGGTGTGCCTCATGTTGCGGAAGACTATTCCCCTTATGAATTATGTCCAG TCCCATCATGATGTTTTCCGCCAGATGGTGGATTTGATTGGTATTACATCCATAATGGAG GTTTTGGTGCGACTTGTAGGCGCTGATATCTACCCCAACACTAAGGATGTCATGCAATGGCTGGCTGACAGCAATTTATTAGAAATGATTGTGGATAAATTGAGCCCCTCT AGTTCTCCAGAAGTACATGCTAATGCAGCAGAGACTCTATGTACAATAACCCTAAACGCACCATCTCCTCTTGCTACTAAGCTATCTAGCCCAAG TTTTGTAGCAAGGATATTCAGTCATGCCCTTGAAGATTCACACTCAAAGTCCGCCCTTGTCCATTCATTATCTGTATGCATATCTTTGCTGGATCCTAAAAGATCAATTCCATCTCCCATGATGTATTCTTACCACTGCCAGCATGTTTATGAGTCATCTGTGCGTATCGATCCTGAGACTATAAGTGCAATGCTGCCGAATCTCG GCAACTTGCTAAAGCTGTTGAATATATCATCTGATGACAAGATTCTGCCTACAACATATGGTGAACTCAGGCCGCCTCTAGGGAAACATCGGTTAAAG ATTGTGGAATTCATTTCTGTGCTACTAAAAACTGGCAATGAAGTAGCAGAGGATGCATTGATCAGCTCTGGGACAATTGAGAGAGTCCTGGATCTCTTTTTTGA GTACCCATTTAACAATGCGTTGCATCATCACGTAGAGAGTATAATAAACTCATGCTTGGAAAGCAGAAACAGTGTCCTCGTCGATCATCTTTTTGAAGAGTGTAATTTGCTTGGAAATTTTTTTCAAACGGATAAACAGCCCACAGTTTCTGGCAGTGAAAGTCAG CCCACTTTTCCTGCTACTGGTAAACAAGCACCTCGACTGGGTAACATAGGGCATCTAACACGGATTGCTAACAAACTTGTTCAATTGGGAAGCAATGACAATCGCATTCGAGGACATCTAGAG AAAAATATGGAATGGAGTGATTGGCACTCTACTGTCTTACAGGAGCGTAATACACTTGAAAATGTCTATCGATGGGCTTGTGG CCGACCAACTGCATTGCTAGATAGGACAAGAGACAGTGACGAGGAAGATGTTCATAACAGAGATTATGATGTAGCAGCTTTAGCAAATAATCTGAGCCAGGCATTCCAGTACACCATATATGATAATAATGGTGCCGAAGAG GGTCACGGAGCTCTTGATCGAGATGATGAG GATGTATACTTTGATGATGAGTCTGCTGAAGTTGTCCTGAGGTTGGGAGATGACCAAGGGAG CAATTTATTCACAAATTCAGATTGGTTTGCTTTTCGAGATGATAGAACTGGAGATGATCCCAAGAGCACCTCACCTACTGAAGTGATGGAAGAGATTAACCTTAATGGAGCAACAAATGGTGGTAATAGCAATAGTGATGATGATGTGGTAGTTGGAGAGCAGGATGAATTGGCTGAGAGAAAAAGTTCTTCTGATGTAATGCCCAGTTCTAGTTCAGATGCCTTTAATGGATTTGGTGGAGCCAATTCTGCTAATGGTGGAGACTTCAATcaacaaaaagagaaagaaggtgTGTCAGGTGATGGGGGTTTCTTCCATTTTGAGAAGTCAGACAATGATTACCCTTTTGGAGACAGGCCTATACCTGAATGGGTTGCATGGGGGAATGGCCCAGTTGGTGGATCCGTGAATCCCTTTGAAGATAATGGTGACTGTAGCGGAAATCTCACAAATTCAGGGGAGGCAGTAACTCCGTTGATTAGTTCCACTTCTTGTAGTGGTGTAGAGTCTATTCCAAATGGCGTATCTACATCTCCTGATTCTAACAAAAGTTCATCTGGATCTGATTCTAGTCAGAAAGCAGCAGCTGCTGTGCCTTCTTTGTTTGAAGAGGATGTTGAATTTGTTGGTGTGGAATTAGAGGGTACTGAAAAGGCAATGGAACATGCTCTTAAGGAGGGCATTGTTGGGGAAGCGGCTCCGTTGAAAAGGAGCTTAGTTCCTAAGATTCCAGAAAAGGATAATACAGATGACGGCGGGTCAGGAGTGAAAGAATTCAATGATGCAAACTATTGGAGAGTTGACCAAGAAGTCACAGTACTGGAGTAA
- the LOC129899386 gene encoding protein S40-4-like, with the protein MAASRSYFATANYRYLSTQRDVAMTPDSVFEIDESDLWNSSAVSRSPEFCKKSPSSRISRKQCETKNYRKSSGAAAMAVSLPVNVPDWSKILKDEYRECGRRDSDDDLDDDDLDNRIPPHEFLAKQLERTRIASFSVHEGVGRTLKGRDLSRVRNAIWEKTGFQD; encoded by the coding sequence ATGGCGGCTTCAAGGAGCTATTTCGCCACGGCCAACTACCGATACCTATCGACCCAGCGAGACGTTGCGATGACTCCTGATTCGGTCTTCGAGATCGACGAATCCGACTTGTGGAACTCATCGGCGGTTTCTAGGTCGCCGGAGTTCTGTAAGAAGTCTCCGAGTTCAAGGATCTCGAGGAAACAGTGCGAAACGAAGAACTATCGAAAAAGTTCCGGGGCGGCGGCGATGGCGGTTTCTTTGCCGGTGAACGTACCGGACTGGTCGAAGATACTGAAGGATGAGTATAGAGAGTGCGGAAGGAGAGATAGTGATGATGATTTAGACGATGATGATTTGGATAATCGGATTCCGCCTCACGAGTTTTTGGCGAAGCAGTTAGAGAGGACACGGATTGCATCGTTTTCCGTGCACGAAGGAGTTGGGCGGACTCTCAAAGGGAGAGATCTGAGTAGAGTCAGAAATGCTATATGGGAGAAAACTGGATTCCAGGATTGA